In Alteromonas sp. RKMC-009, the genomic stretch AGACAAATGGCCCGTTTCACGGCATTACTGTCAAACAGTTGAAACTCAGGGATCTCAGCCACTTTAATTTTCTTACGGTGAAAACGAACCAGTGTGGCCAGTAAGTCCTGTTGCTCCTGAGTGAAGCCGGGCATATCCACATTCGCTAAAATGTAAGCCGAGTGCCGCTGCACACCACGGGAGTTTATTTGTAAACCAACTTCGTGTAACAGGGCTGCCCATCCGAGCATGGCGCGGAAATCTTTGTTTTTGAATTTCCAGTCACCGGACGCCTGGTCAAAAAGACTCAGGGTAGTGGTAAGCACCATGTTCGCCTGATCGGTGTCCACATCGTACCGCGTGGCCAGGCTCTTTGCTGTCCGCTCACGGATATCGGTGTGTTTAAGTTCATCTTCCATCTGATACAACACTCCTTCCCGCAGAGCGGCCGGGGAGTATTGCAGGGTGTCGATGCCGAGGGATTCAAAAATACCGATAAGAATGGCCAGACCGCCGGCTATCACGCCACGCCGGTCATCACTGATTTCCGGCATAGTGAGTTTGTCGGTGTGGCCGGCCTCGATGAAAGACTTCATCAGATTGCGCAAACTTTTCAGCGTCACCGGCTCATCGTGACCGTTTGATTTGTCGCGCTGAGCAAGGCTGAACAGGGTTTTAATTGTGCCGGACGTACCGATACACTGAGACCAGCCTAACTGCTTGTAGCGGTTCTCAATCATTTCAAGTTCTTGCTTCGCCGCCGTAATAGCGCGGTTGAAATTTTTGGCTTTTAATCCACCGTCAGCAAAGAAGCGGTTGGTATAACTGACGCAGCCCATTTGTAACGAGCGGCAAATCAGCGGGTCAAAACCTTCGCCAATAACGAACTCTGTGGAGCCGCCGCCAATGTCAGCCACTAAACGGCGGCCGTCGCTGTGATTGGTATGGGCTACGCCCTGATAAATTAAGCGGGCTTCTTCCACACCGGAGATAATTTCGATGGGGTAGGGCAATACTTCACGGGCTGCATTGATAAACGCACGGGCATTGACTGCACGGCGAAGGGTATGCGTGGCAACAATGCGTACCGAATCCGGTTCGAAGCCCCGCAGGCTGTCTGCCACCAGTTGCAGCATTTTAAGGCCACGTTCAATCGCTTCATCAGATAATACATTGTCTTCGCTTAAACCCGCCGCCAGACGGACTTTTTCTTTCAGGCGGTGAAGAATCTGAACGGAGCCCGCATTAATACGGGCAACCACCAGGTGGAAGCTGTTTGAGCCAATATCAAGTGCCGCAACCTTAGTGGTGTCACGGCTTTCAACAGCTTCAAATACGGATTCGGATGGACTCAAATGGCGTTACTCATCTTCGAGACGCTTAAGATAGTCATAGATTTCTATCTGTGAGCGTAGTTTTTTACGGTTACCCCTACGAACGTACTTATTCGTCTGTTCCTTGTCAATCACCCGCGCTTTCAACGTGTCTTTAAATTGCAGCTCAAGGACATCGACAATTTGCTGTTGCAAACGTTTATCATAAACCGGACAACCAACTTCAATGCGGTTGTCCATGTTACGGGTCATCCAGTCCGCCGATGAGATAAACACTTTTCTGTCACCGCCACCCTCAAATACCATCACCCTTGGGTGTTCCAGGAAACGGTCAACGATACTGGTAATAGTGATGTTTTCGCTTATGCCCGGAAGACCCGGGACCAGTGAACACATGCCCCGCACAATACCGCGAATCTTCATGCCGGCCTGGCTGGCGCGGTACAGGTCGTCAATCAGCTCCTTGTCGACCAGGTTGTTTATTTTGAAGGTGATCTGGGCCTTGTGGCCTTCCTTCAAATACTGAATTTCCTGGCGGATTAGCGACTGAATTTTATTACGGCTGTTCAGCGGCGAAATTTGCAGATGCTGGAACTTATAGCGGCGGTACGGGTACTGGATAAGATCGAATACACTGGCGGCTTCTTCTGCCAGTTCCTGATTGCGGGTAAACAAACTGAAGTCGGTATAAATCTTGGCGGTTTTCTCGTTAAAGTTACCGGTACCGAAGTGCGCGTAATTGACCAGCGATCCCCGTTCCTCACGGGTTACCAGACACAGCTTACTGTGAATTTTTAACGTAGGAACACCTAGTACAACGCGGATACCTGCGTTAGTCATCCGGCGGGACCATTCAATGTTGGCTTCTTCATCGAAACGGGCACGAAGCTCTACGACTACGGTTACTTTCTTGCCGTTGTCTACCGCATCAATGAGTGAGTTAATGATCCGCGAGTTGCTTGCTACCCGGTAAATGTTGATTCGAATAGACTTTACGCTCGGGTCGAACGCTGCCTGACGCAAAAACTCGGTGAAATGCAGGAAGCGGTGATACGGATAGTACAGCAGAATATCGTGAGCGGTAATGGCATCGAAGACGGTATTGTGGGTTGAGAACATCTTCGTGTCGATGGCCGGCAGTTTAGGATTTTCCAGATACTCACGACCTACATTCGGAAAGCCGATGAAGTCTTTGAAGTTCCGGTAATGACCTGCAGCATGCATGGTATCGAGCTTAGTGACTTTCAGGCGTTTACGTAAATCCACTACCATGTCTTCCGGCATGGAGTAGTCGTGGATAACACGTACAGGTTCGGCAATCAGGCGTTGCTTCATACTCTCGGACATCTTGTCCATATAGCTCTCATCAATTTCGTCATTGATGGAGTATTCAGAGTCGCGGGTCATTTTAAAGGAATAAGCTTCAAGAGAATCGTACTTCACGAAGCCACGGAATATTTCTTCAAGACAAAGCTGAATGACGTCATCCAGCAAAATAATGTGCTTTTTCTTACGGCTTTTTTCCGGCGGGATCAGGATAAACCGTGAGGTTTCTGACGTGGGCACCTGAACAACGGCGTAACGGGTATTTTTACCTGTGCGACGTAATGCCACATACAGATAAACAGATGTGCCATTAAGGCGGCTTAGCAGATCGGTTTTTTTATCAATCAGGATAGGCGCAATGTGGCGAAGAATCTTATTGACGAAGAGGTTACGCAACCATACACGCTGGTAATCGTTCAGCTCATCTTTTCGCAGAATGAAAATGTTGTAACGGGCCAGAGCCTTCAGCACATCTTTGTGAATTTCATCGAACTTGTTGGATAGGTGTACCACTTTCTTCTGAATTTCCGCCATTAAAGCCATCAGTTTGTTGGCTTCATCATCACTGCCATTGTCTTCTGCAATCGTTATTTGACGTTTTACGTCGGCGGCGCGGACACGGTAAAATTCGTCCAGGTTGTTCGAATAAATGCCCAAAAAGCGAATGCGCTCCACTGCCGGGTTATTTTTGTCGGCAGCCTCCTGCAGCACCCTTTCATTAAAGGCCAGCCAGCTAAGTTCTTTGGGGTAATACAGTTCGTTGTGTTCCATACTTACGGTTTTACAATTCAAAAGTTGCAAAGCCTGCCACTTATCCGTGACAACCGTGTGACAGGCGGGGTTTCCGGCACGGAACCGGAGGTGATTTTCGTAGCGTTATACGCTGGTGTTGATGTCGACAACCAGGTCGTTTGCGATACCTTCCAGCGCTGTTTGCAGTGCACTGTCGTCGAATGACTCCGGCACGGCGATAACCGCTTTAGCTTTAAACATCAGACTTCCCCAGTTGGGGGCACTCTCGCAACGGGAATCAAAAGAGACAATATTCAGGTTGAACTGGTTTAGAATATTTGTCAGTTCCTGTACGATGCCGGGCTTATCGTTACCCATGATTTCTACTTTCAGGGTGTCGCTGAAGGTCTGAGAATTCTCAGCAACAGTGACAGACTGCACGGTTAAATCGGGCAGGCTGTCTAAGGCCGATACCAAATCATCGTGTTTTTCTTTGGGAACATGTACCTCAACGAAACCGGTAAACAGGCCAGCCATATGAGCAAAGCTGCTGCCCAACCAGTTGGCATCGTGACGATAAACACACTTGGCAAGGGCATCAACCAGACCGGGTTTGTCCTTGCCCATGATAGTAATGATCAGAG encodes the following:
- a CDS encoding glycine cleavage system protein R; this translates as MQPLIITIMGKDKPGLVDALAKCVYRHDANWLGSSFAHMAGLFTGFVEVHVPKEKHDDLVSALDSLPDLTVQSVTVAENSQTFSDTLKVEIMGNDKPGIVQELTNILNQFNLNIVSFDSRCESAPNWGSLMFKAKAVIAVPESFDDSALQTALEGIANDLVVDINTSV
- the ppx gene encoding exopolyphosphatase, which produces MSPSESVFEAVESRDTTKVAALDIGSNSFHLVVARINAGSVQILHRLKEKVRLAAGLSEDNVLSDEAIERGLKMLQLVADSLRGFEPDSVRIVATHTLRRAVNARAFINAAREVLPYPIEIISGVEEARLIYQGVAHTNHSDGRRLVADIGGGSTEFVIGEGFDPLICRSLQMGCVSYTNRFFADGGLKAKNFNRAITAAKQELEMIENRYKQLGWSQCIGTSGTIKTLFSLAQRDKSNGHDEPVTLKSLRNLMKSFIEAGHTDKLTMPEISDDRRGVIAGGLAILIGIFESLGIDTLQYSPAALREGVLYQMEDELKHTDIRERTAKSLATRYDVDTDQANMVLTTTLSLFDQASGDWKFKNKDFRAMLGWAALLHEVGLQINSRGVQRHSAYILANVDMPGFTQEQQDLLATLVRFHRKKIKVAEIPEFQLFDSNAVKRAICLIRLGALLNIKRQEAFLPEMKVNASKHALTLTFPAGWLETKPIMSADLQQEILYWKTLELELVIQEN
- the ppk1 gene encoding polyphosphate kinase 1, with the translated sequence MEHNELYYPKELSWLAFNERVLQEAADKNNPAVERIRFLGIYSNNLDEFYRVRAADVKRQITIAEDNGSDDEANKLMALMAEIQKKVVHLSNKFDEIHKDVLKALARYNIFILRKDELNDYQRVWLRNLFVNKILRHIAPILIDKKTDLLSRLNGTSVYLYVALRRTGKNTRYAVVQVPTSETSRFILIPPEKSRKKKHIILLDDVIQLCLEEIFRGFVKYDSLEAYSFKMTRDSEYSINDEIDESYMDKMSESMKQRLIAEPVRVIHDYSMPEDMVVDLRKRLKVTKLDTMHAAGHYRNFKDFIGFPNVGREYLENPKLPAIDTKMFSTHNTVFDAITAHDILLYYPYHRFLHFTEFLRQAAFDPSVKSIRINIYRVASNSRIINSLIDAVDNGKKVTVVVELRARFDEEANIEWSRRMTNAGIRVVLGVPTLKIHSKLCLVTREERGSLVNYAHFGTGNFNEKTAKIYTDFSLFTRNQELAEEAASVFDLIQYPYRRYKFQHLQISPLNSRNKIQSLIRQEIQYLKEGHKAQITFKINNLVDKELIDDLYRASQAGMKIRGIVRGMCSLVPGLPGISENITITSIVDRFLEHPRVMVFEGGGDRKVFISSADWMTRNMDNRIEVGCPVYDKRLQQQIVDVLELQFKDTLKARVIDKEQTNKYVRRGNRKKLRSQIEIYDYLKRLEDE